In Thermodesulfobacteriota bacterium, a single window of DNA contains:
- a CDS encoding complex I subunit 5 family protein — APGLLAALALPGGAAAPGDWLLLGTALGLDGTGRLFLGFTGVLWLLSGLYGQAYLGQDGGRAGFFGVYLLALAGNLGLCLAQDLVSFYLFFALMTFASYGLVVHDRSPAALAAGRVYLVLAVAGELLLFAGLVLLAGAAGTLALREAPAALAGAPRGGLVATLLLLGFGIKAGAVPLHVWLPLAHPAAPTPASAVLSGAMIKAGLLGWLRFLPLGEAALPGLGLPVAAAGMGAAFFGVLAGFFQQNPKTLLAYSSVSQMGFLTVAVGLGLAEPALWPAGLAAAGAYALHHGLAKGALFLGVGVAAAGVRGRAARAGLAAGLAVPALSLAGVPFTSGAAAKAALKGAVDLAPGAWPAALAWLLPLAAVGTAALMGRFLFLVWPRGDGDSDPSFGLGTPWALLVLACAGAAWAGPAAGYGEGASWSGLWSSFWPAAAGGAAALVVWRTVRQLPARVPEGDLLVPTLRASRWMGGAFLRALGPGLARPLRWRDSLGTGWEARLARAAPGLRAAEAHLGRWASLGVAFLLAALVQFGLFLW; from the coding sequence CGCACCGGGGCTCCTGGCGGCACTGGCCCTTCCCGGGGGCGCGGCGGCCCCCGGGGACTGGCTCCTCCTCGGCACGGCCCTGGGGCTCGACGGGACCGGGCGGCTCTTCCTCGGGTTCACCGGGGTCCTCTGGCTCCTCTCGGGCCTCTACGGGCAGGCGTACCTGGGGCAGGACGGCGGACGGGCCGGCTTCTTCGGGGTCTACCTGCTCGCCCTGGCGGGGAACCTGGGCCTGTGCCTGGCCCAGGATCTCGTGAGCTTCTACCTCTTCTTCGCCCTCATGACCTTCGCCTCTTACGGCCTCGTGGTCCACGACCGCTCCCCCGCGGCCCTGGCCGCCGGGCGGGTGTACCTGGTCCTCGCGGTGGCGGGGGAGCTCCTGCTCTTTGCCGGGCTCGTCCTGCTCGCCGGCGCCGCCGGCACCCTGGCGCTCCGGGAAGCCCCCGCCGCCCTGGCCGGGGCGCCGCGGGGGGGCCTGGTCGCAACCCTTCTCCTCCTGGGGTTCGGCATCAAGGCCGGGGCGGTGCCCCTCCACGTGTGGCTGCCCCTGGCCCACCCGGCGGCGCCCACCCCCGCAAGCGCGGTCCTGAGCGGCGCCATGATCAAGGCAGGGCTCCTGGGGTGGCTGCGCTTCCTCCCCCTGGGAGAGGCGGCCCTGCCCGGCCTCGGGCTCCCCGTTGCCGCGGCGGGGATGGGGGCGGCCTTCTTCGGGGTCCTAGCGGGGTTCTTCCAGCAAAACCCGAAAACGCTCCTGGCCTACTCCAGCGTGAGTCAGATGGGCTTTCTCACTGTAGCCGTGGGTCTGGGCCTCGCCGAGCCCGCCCTGTGGCCTGCCGGGCTCGCTGCGGCGGGCGCCTACGCGCTTCACCACGGCCTGGCAAAGGGGGCCCTCTTCCTGGGGGTGGGCGTGGCGGCCGCCGGGGTCCGGGGAAGGGCTGCCCGGGCGGGCCTCGCCGCCGGCCTCGCCGTGCCCGCCCTCTCCCTGGCGGGGGTGCCGTTTACCAGCGGGGCCGCCGCCAAGGCGGCCCTCAAGGGGGCCGTGGACCTGGCGCCCGGGGCCTGGCCCGCGGCGCTGGCCTGGCTCCTGCCCCTGGCGGCGGTGGGGACGGCAGCCCTCATGGGCCGGTTCCTGTTCCTGGTGTGGCCCCGGGGGGACGGGGACAGTGACCCCTCCTTCGGGCTGGGGACGCCCTGGGCGCTCCTGGTGCTCGCCTGCGCCGGAGCGGCGTGGGCGGGACCCGCCGCAGGGTACGGCGAGGGAGCTTCCTGGTCCGGGCTGTGGTCCTCCTTCTGGCCGGCGGCGGCCGGGGGGGCGGCGGCCCTCGTCGTCTGGCGCACGGTCAGGCAACTCCCCGCGCGGGTGCCGGAGGGGGACCTGCTGGTCCCGACCCTGCGGGCGAGCCGGTGGATGGGGGGAGCCTTCCTGCGTGCCCTGGGCCCGGGGCTGGCAAGGCCCCTGCGCTGGCGCGACAGCCTCGGCACGGGCTGGGAGGCCCGATTGGCGCGCGCAGCCCCGGGGCTTCGGGCGGCCGAGGCGCACCTGGGTCGCTGGGCCTCCCTGGGGGTGGCCTTCCTCCTGGCCGCCCTGGTTCAGTTCGGCCTCTTTCTGTGGTAG